Proteins encoded in a region of the Zea mays cultivar B73 chromosome 4, Zm-B73-REFERENCE-NAM-5.0, whole genome shotgun sequence genome:
- the LOC118476905 gene encoding uncharacterized protein, whose product MAVVDLLGCCGCTRIGLTAVTGGIGFGCNHPVHQLAARCGLRGPYKVVPQVYYRVVKNLSPQGESAAAAVHHPPLHVVGGHLGSIRRESRGHSSPGRVAVISWAVGRASNLSSWCAQLGGAVLHRRPTSPSSPRVVKNRYHRMRRLEDGAMCS is encoded by the exons ATGGCTGTTGTAGATCTTCTCGGCTGTTGTGGATGCACCCGTATCGGCCTCACCGCCGTCACCGGGGGAATTGGGTTCGGTTGCAACCACCCGGTCCACCAGCTGGCCGCCAGGTGCGGACTCCGTGGGCCATATAAAGTCGTGCCCCAAGTCTACTACCGTGTGGTGAAGAACCTGTCGCCGCAAGGAGAAAGTGCGGCCGCTGCAGTCCACCATCCCCCACTGCACGTCGTTGGCGGGCACCTGGGGAGCATCCGAAGAGAGTCGCGGGGGCACTCTTCACCTGGCCGGGTCGCTGTGATCTCTTGGGCGGTGGGGCGTGCGTCGAATTTGTCGTCGTGGTGCGCTCAACTGGGCGGAGCGGTGCTACACCGTCGGCCGACCTCACCCTCGTCCCCTCGGGTG gtaaagaacaggtaccacaggatgaggcgcttggaggatggtgcgatgtgttcgtga